Proteins from a genomic interval of Neodiprion lecontei isolate iyNeoLeco1 chromosome 2, iyNeoLeco1.1, whole genome shotgun sequence:
- the LOC124292846 gene encoding juvenile hormone esterase-like: MVLRVTVKCFLFTILSSLLFFGTSYGEPEVTILQGNLLGTTITTRNNRSISAFLGIPYGQPPIGNLRFANPVAAGAWNGTLNATRDGSVCPQALGSISGSEDCLYLNVYTPQLPVNTSTLLPVMVWIHGGAFLHGSSSSATFSPDYLLDSNIVLALPNYRIGALGFLSTGNEVAAGNWGLKDQILALKWVQNNIEYFGGDPDQVTLFGQSAGSASVHLLSLSKAAKGLFHRYITQSGSALSTWAHLPSAGYASRAFQLGGYVGCDNDTSSALIECLRTVNASDIVASASQFYVWESVPVVVWGPTDEPDIEGAVLTDSPTNLFAKGEFCDLPWMTGIVRDEGILMTGAFYSDDEMFYDFLDNFDLVLPEMLTLNYQTDSGAAWVKAMKTFYFNDDFTTNSTELLTNLTRLFGDANFIYPTLDGLQQQLPLAVNPQYFYLFNYRGTYSLAAGIPDAVMHTDDVIYLFPLRSIVGGDNLTDTDFEMVDNMVQLWTSFAINGTPTILASKENVTCTEYSTMDNYLRIGNQSEVTLSMEYSLFKERMEFWASLVHAEASTATLTNTSTGILVLLFICSKLI; this comes from the exons ATGGTGTTGCGAGTGACGGTGAAATGTTTCCTCTTTACAATCTTGTcaagtttattatttttcggtaCAAGTTATGGTGAGCCAGAAGTGACGATTCTTCAGGGTAACCTGCTGGGCACGACTATCACCACTAGAAACAATCGGAGCATTTCCGCTTTCCTCGGGATTCCGTATGGCCAGCCACCGATTGGAAATCTCAG ATTCGCGAACCCCGTGGCAGCCGGAGCTTGGAACGGGACTCTGAATGCCACTAGAGATGGAAGCGTATGTCCCCAGGCGTTAGGCAGCATATCAGGCAGCGAGGATTGTCTGTACCTCAACGTTTACACGCCACAG CTTCCGGTGAACACAAGCACTCTGCTTCCAGTGATGGTTTGGATCCATGGAGGAGCTTTTTTACACGGCAGTTCAAGCTCTGCCACTTTCTCGCCAGACTACCTTTTGGATTCTAATATCGTGCTCGCCCTGCCGAACTATCGGATCGGGGCTTTAGGATTTCTGAGTACTGGCAACGAAGTGGCTGCTGGGAATTGGGGGCTGAAGGACCAGATCCTGGCTCTCAAGTGGGTGCAAAACAACATCGAATACTTTGGCGGTGATCCTGATCAAGTCACACTTTTTGGACAAAGTGCTGGAAGCGCTTCCGTTCATCTCTTGTCACTCTCGAAAGCGGCGAAAG GACTATTCCACAGATACATAACACAGAGTGGGTCGGCTCTGTCGACTTGGGCCCATTTACCCAGTGCAGGATACGCAAGCCGTGCTTTTCAGCTCGGTGGCTACGTTGGCTGTGACAACGACACCTCTAGTGCCTTGATCGAGTGTTTGCGGACCGTGAATGCCTCGGATATCGTCGCCTCAGCCTCACAATTCTACGTGTGGGAGTCGGTCCCAGTTGTTGTGTGGGGCCCGACTGACGAGCCAGACATAGAAGGCGCGGTGCTCACCGACAGTCCTACGAACTTGTTTGCGAAGGGTGAATTCTGCGATTTGCCTTGGATGACAGGAATCGTCCGAGACGAAGGGATCTTGATGACCGGAG CGTTCTATAGCGACGATGAAATGTTTTATGACTTTTTGGATAACTTCGATCTTGTGCTGCCCGAGATGTTGACCTTGAATTACCAGACAGACTCAGGAGCCGCTTGGGTCAAGGCTATGAAGACGTTTTATTTCAACGACGATTTTACAACAAACTCAACTGAG CTGCTCACGAACCTAACTCGTCTTTTTGGCGACGCTAACTTCATCTATCCAACCTTGGACGGACTCCAACAGCAGCTTCCTCTGGCTGTGAATCCCCAGTACTTTTACTTGTTCAATTATCGAGGGACCTACAGCCTCGCTGCGGGAATACCCGACGCCGTTATGCACACCGACGATGTCATCTACCTCTTTCCACTGAGGTCGATCGTGGGAGGTGATAATTTGACTGACACTGATTTTGAAATGGTGGACAACATGGTGCAACTCTGGACATCATTCGCGATCAATGG GACACCAACGATTTTGGCTTCTAAGGAAAATGTCACATGCACTGAATACTCGACGATGGACAATTATCTACGAATAGGCAACCAGTCTGAAGTTACACTGTCGATGGAGTACTCTCTTTTCAAAGAGCGCATGGAGTTTTGGGCTAGTTTGGTTCATGCCGAAGCATCTACAGCTACCTTGACGAATACCTCGACCGGGATCTTggttcttttatttatttgctcaAAGCTCATATAA